In one Neobacillus sp. WH10 genomic region, the following are encoded:
- a CDS encoding DUF1801 domain-containing protein, protein MSYQQKTKETNNSVVEFIESVDNQKKREDAYKLVDIFTDTTGYEAKMWGPSIIGFGSYHYKYESGHEGDAPLVGFSPRKAKISLYFAPGDSKREELLKEFGKHTTGKGCVYINKVADIDISVLQELIKQSVQFLQATYPNS, encoded by the coding sequence ATGAGCTATCAGCAAAAAACAAAAGAAACGAATAACAGTGTCGTGGAGTTTATTGAGAGTGTCGATAACCAGAAAAAACGTGAGGATGCCTATAAACTAGTAGATATTTTTACGGATACAACAGGATATGAAGCAAAGATGTGGGGGCCAAGTATTATTGGATTTGGCTCTTATCATTATAAATATGAATCAGGTCATGAAGGAGATGCCCCTTTAGTCGGTTTTTCACCTCGAAAGGCTAAAATTAGTTTGTATTTTGCTCCAGGTGATTCAAAACGTGAGGAACTGCTTAAGGAATTTGGAAAACATACAACTGGTAAAGGGTGTGTGTATATCAATAAGGTAGCAGACATTGATATTTCTGTATTACAAGAGCTTATTAAGCAATCTGTCCAATTTTTGCAGGCAACCTATCCGAATTCCTAA
- a CDS encoding LysE/ArgO family amino acid transporter, protein MWASFIHGCILALGLILPLGVQNVFVFNQGAIHPRFIKVLPVVITASLCDTLLILVAVLGVSFIILGSFWIKMILIVGGCIFLIYMGWTSWNSKPNKDKEDVPKKFSLKKQVLFAASVSLLNPHAIMDTVGVIGTSSLRYQGEEKVIFAASCILVSWLWFLGLALIGRISGKLDRSGRFMLVLNKLSALVMWGAAIYLIFSLF, encoded by the coding sequence ATGTGGGCCTCATTTATTCATGGATGTATTCTTGCACTTGGACTCATTCTTCCTCTTGGAGTTCAAAATGTTTTTGTTTTTAATCAAGGCGCAATACACCCACGTTTTATTAAAGTGTTACCTGTTGTGATTACAGCTTCTTTGTGTGATACCCTTTTGATATTGGTGGCAGTTTTAGGGGTTTCATTTATCATTCTTGGTTCATTTTGGATTAAAATGATTCTGATCGTGGGAGGGTGCATCTTTTTAATCTATATGGGATGGACCTCATGGAATAGTAAACCAAATAAGGACAAAGAAGACGTACCGAAGAAATTTTCTTTAAAGAAACAAGTGTTGTTTGCGGCATCTGTTTCCTTATTGAATCCTCATGCGATAATGGACACTGTAGGTGTAATTGGAACAAGTTCGTTAAGATACCAAGGAGAAGAAAAAGTTATATTTGCAGCTTCATGTATTTTGGTTTCGTGGTTATGGTTTTTAGGTCTTGCCCTAATAGGACGAATAAGTGGAAAACTGGATCGATCCGGAAGATTCATGTTGGTCCTGAATAAACTATCAGCCCTAGTGATGTGGGGGGCAGCCATTTATCTAATCTTTTCTTTATTTTAA
- a CDS encoding NAD-dependent epimerase/dehydratase family protein translates to MESALILGGTQFVGKRLVQLLLAEGVEVTIATRGKTSDSFGDQVSRVKISRENAESQQQAFQDKQ, encoded by the coding sequence ATGGAATCTGCATTAATACTTGGGGGAACACAGTTTGTTGGAAAAAGGTTAGTCCAATTACTGTTGGCTGAAGGCGTTGAAGTAACGATTGCGACGAGGGGAAAGACTTCTGATTCCTTCGGTGATCAGGTTTCAAGAGTGAAAATAAGTCGAGAAAATGCAGAATCTCAACAGCAAGCATTTCAAGATAAGCAATAG
- a CDS encoding AraC family transcriptional regulator, with amino-acid sequence MGWVESLQRAIDYMEEHLLETISIERIAKEANVSVFHFQRTFAILTDINVGEYIRRRRLTLAAQELSNTSSKIIDIALKYGYDTPEAFTKAFRRQHGITPSQARNYRGKLKSYNRLMIQVSLKGADPMNYKIVDREGFQVVGVKREFSCVNGENLIEIPKMWNDVHEDGTNDQLIELNNGQIKGVVGVCVDKSSNKSGPLIDYWIAAEYSGETPDGFMQLDIPASKWVVFEVHGAMPDAIQKAWKQIYSEWFPSNQYKPAGTPELEVYSAGDPWSPDYYSEIWIPIK; translated from the coding sequence ATGGGATGGGTAGAGTCTTTGCAGAGAGCAATCGACTATATGGAAGAGCATTTATTAGAGACGATTTCAATCGAAAGGATTGCGAAAGAGGCGAATGTCTCGGTATTTCACTTTCAACGTACTTTTGCGATATTAACAGATATAAATGTGGGCGAGTATATCCGCCGCAGACGTTTAACTCTTGCAGCACAAGAACTATCGAATACAAGCAGCAAAATCATTGATATCGCCCTGAAATATGGCTATGACACTCCCGAGGCTTTTACCAAAGCATTTCGTAGGCAGCACGGGATTACACCGAGTCAAGCAAGAAATTATCGTGGAAAGCTGAAATCGTATAACCGCCTGATGATTCAGGTGAGTCTGAAAGGAGCAGATCCCATGAATTACAAAATTGTTGATAGAGAAGGGTTCCAAGTAGTTGGCGTCAAGAGAGAGTTCTCTTGTGTAAATGGCGAAAATCTAATAGAGATTCCAAAAATGTGGAATGATGTTCATGAAGATGGTACCAATGACCAATTAATAGAGTTGAATAATGGACAAATAAAAGGTGTTGTTGGCGTATGTGTGGATAAAAGCAGTAATAAATCAGGGCCTCTCATTGATTATTGGATAGCTGCAGAGTATAGCGGGGAGACACCTGATGGTTTCATGCAACTAGACATTCCTGCATCAAAGTGGGTTGTTTTCGAAGTTCACGGAGCTATGCCAGATGCGATCCAGAAGGCTTGGAAACAAATCTATTCAGAATGGTTTCCATCTAATCAATATAAGCCTGCCGGTACTCCCGAATTAGAAGTCTATTCCGCTGGAGATCCATGGAGTCCTGATTACTACTCCGAAATTTGGATCCCGATAAAGTAA
- a CDS encoding DUF3221 domain-containing protein, with product MKKQLFLLLFVCILLAGCSGKEEAIKGEIDLKGIITEIDQAGNRILMEEKNKGLIWVSLPESGNIHNYATGQEIVVWVDGEIKESWPAKAKALNIEQTQK from the coding sequence ATGAAAAAACAATTATTTTTGCTGCTATTCGTATGTATTTTATTAGCGGGGTGTAGTGGTAAGGAAGAGGCAATAAAAGGGGAGATTGATTTAAAGGGGATTATTACTGAGATCGATCAAGCGGGAAATCGAATTTTAATGGAAGAAAAAAACAAAGGGCTTATTTGGGTCAGTTTACCTGAAAGTGGAAATATCCATAATTATGCAACAGGACAGGAGATCGTTGTCTGGGTAGATGGTGAAATAAAAGAATCGTGGCCTGCTAAAGCCAAAGCGCTGAATATTGAACAGACACAAAAATAA
- a CDS encoding VanZ family protein produces the protein MKNNSPWLSIGLSQLLFVVLLPVWLRLLSYLHPVVLVVVWMCLTIVVFFLVYYVRKETIHISKNIIKSVISIYSLGLLVLLFFRPANQDYSQVNFVPFKTIVGFLSGNGDFLIAFYNLTANVLLFVPYGVVTFMLYKSPSRRQLFLIPAGVIFLIETIQHLTKRGSMDIDDFILNLLGVWIGYALYPVIQKVVKVKGSRT, from the coding sequence ATGAAAAACAACTCTCCCTGGTTGTCAATAGGTTTATCCCAGCTTCTGTTTGTTGTTTTATTGCCGGTATGGCTACGGCTTTTATCGTATCTTCATCCTGTTGTTCTGGTCGTTGTTTGGATGTGTCTGACAATAGTAGTGTTTTTCTTGGTCTACTATGTACGTAAAGAAACGATACATATCTCTAAAAATATTATTAAAAGTGTCATCAGTATATATAGTTTAGGATTATTGGTTTTACTGTTTTTCCGTCCTGCAAACCAAGATTACAGTCAAGTTAACTTTGTACCATTTAAAACCATCGTTGGCTTCCTTTCAGGAAATGGGGATTTTCTTATCGCTTTTTATAATTTAACAGCGAATGTATTGCTTTTCGTTCCGTATGGTGTGGTGACCTTTATGTTATATAAAAGCCCATCGAGACGTCAGTTATTTTTAATACCCGCCGGTGTCATTTTTCTAATTGAAACTATTCAGCACCTTACTAAACGCGGCAGTATGGATATCGATGATTTTATCTTAAATTTGCTAGGGGTCTGGATTGGGTATGCTCTGTATCCAGTGATTCAAAAAGTCGTGAAAGTGAAAGGTTCTCGAACCTGA
- a CDS encoding MFS transporter — protein MQGWKRNLWVLWIGVFFTSASFSMVIPFLPIFLPQIGVNENVEIWSGVLFSAAFFAGAIASPFWGSVADKYGRKPMIIRAGFCLFIIYTLTAFVTNPYQLLVLRIMQGLLTGFIPGAIALIGTNTPGNKVGYALSMISTASASGGILGPLLGGGIAHLVGNRWAFGSAGIFVLISTILVVLWVTEENFTPSKKRSSVKNDMKEAWSNRPFMLVLLLTVVTAGSIMTIEPVLPLYIVKLGGSADKASLLAGIVFSLPGIASALFAPVWGKWADKVGFHRVLVIGLLGGGLGTLAQILFSEIIGFSIIRFVFGAFFCAVYPALNGLVVKSTAEDFRGRAFGLNQTANQIGGMIGPMIGGFIGGIFPVQIVFVVTGTMLLAAMGAAYWKGKGLISVSTRKSKAL, from the coding sequence ATGCAAGGCTGGAAACGTAATTTATGGGTGCTGTGGATTGGAGTCTTTTTTACTTCAGCGAGCTTTTCAATGGTAATCCCTTTTTTGCCTATCTTTCTTCCGCAAATTGGTGTCAACGAGAATGTTGAGATTTGGTCGGGAGTGTTATTTAGCGCCGCCTTTTTTGCAGGAGCCATCGCTTCTCCGTTCTGGGGCAGTGTAGCGGATAAATACGGGCGAAAGCCGATGATCATCAGGGCGGGGTTTTGTTTATTTATCATCTATACTTTAACTGCATTTGTGACAAATCCCTATCAGTTATTAGTCCTCCGAATTATGCAGGGACTATTAACCGGATTTATACCTGGGGCAATTGCCTTGATCGGGACAAATACACCAGGTAATAAAGTCGGCTATGCCCTGTCGATGATCTCGACAGCATCTGCTTCAGGCGGGATTTTGGGACCGCTATTGGGTGGGGGGATTGCCCATTTAGTAGGAAATCGCTGGGCTTTTGGCAGTGCCGGAATTTTCGTTTTGATCTCGACCATCCTGGTCGTTCTTTGGGTGACGGAGGAGAACTTTACCCCAAGTAAAAAGCGGAGCTCTGTTAAAAATGATATGAAGGAGGCTTGGAGCAATCGCCCCTTTATGCTTGTACTTCTCTTAACGGTTGTTACTGCAGGGTCGATTATGACGATTGAACCAGTTCTTCCCTTGTATATTGTAAAATTGGGCGGCTCAGCAGATAAGGCTTCATTGTTAGCCGGTATTGTGTTTTCACTTCCGGGGATTGCTAGCGCGTTATTTGCACCTGTCTGGGGGAAATGGGCTGATAAAGTAGGATTTCATAGGGTTCTTGTTATCGGATTACTCGGTGGTGGACTCGGTACGCTGGCACAAATTCTCTTTAGTGAAATTATCGGGTTTTCGATCATTCGTTTTGTGTTTGGCGCCTTCTTCTGTGCGGTTTACCCGGCATTAAATGGTCTTGTTGTAAAGTCAACAGCAGAGGATTTCCGTGGAAGAGCTTTTGGTTTGAATCAAACTGCTAACCAAATAGGAGGTATGATTGGCCCAATGATTGGCGGATTCATTGGCGGAATTTTTCCAGTTCAAATTGTATTTGTCGTAACAGGTACCATGCTGTTGGCTGCGATGGGAGCAGCTTATTGGAAGGGAAAGGGTCTAATCAGCGTTTCGACAAGAAAAAGCAAGGCTTTGTAA
- a CDS encoding PLP-dependent aminotransferase family protein, whose protein sequence is MFSSDWMPNKSSSVPLHKQITDFLKEKIVNGEWTIGYKLPPQRTLAKAFEVNRSTIVTAFDELTAEGLIEGKSGSGTRVVNNTWNILATTPPPDWSSYVDSSIHKPNLPTIQEINHAEFIPNIIRLGTGELSPQLMPSETMKQIFKKLSTREISYGYEEPKGLLPLREQIANYLKTSGIQVSPSSILIVSGALQALQLISVGLLHQGSIVLKEKQSYLHSLHVFQSAGMRLVGIPLDNEGIKANLIPQVKKQHRASLLYTIPSFHNPTGTLMTVERRTQLLTICQQEQLPLIEDDVYRELWFDEKPPKPLKAFDKNGLVLYMGSLSKTLSPGLRIGWIVGPEPVVEHLADIKMQTDYGSSSLSQWTAVEWFSSGLYEQHLNEIRKQLKIRRDFTLDLLNKYFSDLATWEKPRGGFYIWLRLLPSISIRKLFESAIAEGLLLNPGNIYDHQADQYLRISYSYASLSDLEDGLRRLSIIIKSENLKK, encoded by the coding sequence ATGTTTTCAAGCGATTGGATGCCAAATAAGTCTTCATCTGTCCCATTACATAAACAAATTACTGATTTTTTGAAAGAAAAAATAGTGAATGGTGAGTGGACAATTGGATATAAACTCCCACCTCAACGGACATTAGCAAAAGCTTTTGAAGTAAATCGAAGTACGATTGTCACTGCTTTTGATGAATTAACTGCGGAAGGACTTATTGAAGGAAAAAGCGGCAGTGGAACAAGAGTGGTGAACAATACATGGAACATTTTAGCCACAACTCCGCCCCCGGATTGGAGCTCTTACGTAGATTCTAGCATTCACAAGCCAAACTTGCCAACCATTCAAGAAATTAATCATGCTGAATTTATCCCTAACATCATCCGTTTAGGAACCGGAGAATTATCGCCACAGCTTATGCCCAGTGAAACAATGAAACAAATTTTCAAAAAATTGTCTACGAGAGAAATCTCTTATGGCTATGAAGAACCAAAGGGATTGTTACCACTCAGAGAGCAAATAGCAAACTATTTAAAAACAAGCGGAATACAAGTTTCACCCTCATCCATTTTAATTGTTTCAGGTGCCTTGCAAGCCCTTCAGCTTATTAGTGTTGGTTTATTACATCAAGGTTCTATTGTATTAAAAGAAAAGCAATCGTATCTTCATTCCTTACATGTCTTCCAGTCAGCAGGCATGCGATTAGTTGGCATCCCGTTAGATAACGAGGGAATTAAAGCAAATCTTATTCCTCAAGTTAAAAAACAACATCGAGCATCGTTACTCTATACCATTCCATCTTTTCACAATCCTACTGGAACGTTAATGACTGTTGAAAGACGGACTCAATTGTTAACCATCTGTCAGCAAGAACAGCTCCCTTTAATTGAGGATGATGTTTACCGCGAATTATGGTTCGATGAAAAGCCACCAAAACCGCTTAAGGCTTTTGACAAAAATGGACTTGTCCTCTATATGGGAAGTCTATCGAAAACGTTAAGCCCGGGGCTTCGAATTGGTTGGATCGTTGGGCCGGAACCAGTGGTGGAGCACCTTGCAGATATAAAAATGCAAACCGATTATGGTTCCAGTTCTCTGTCACAGTGGACCGCAGTTGAATGGTTTTCCAGCGGCCTTTATGAGCAGCATCTTAACGAAATCAGAAAACAGCTTAAAATAAGAAGAGATTTTACATTGGATCTATTGAATAAGTATTTTTCTGATCTTGCTACATGGGAAAAGCCAAGAGGTGGATTTTATATATGGTTACGTTTGTTACCATCCATCTCAATAAGAAAACTTTTTGAAAGCGCCATTGCAGAAGGCTTATTGCTAAATCCCGGTAACATCTATGATCATCAGGCAGACCAATATTTACGGATTTCCTACTCCTATGCCTCCCTTTCAGATTTAGAAGATGGTCTACGAAGATTATCCATCATCATAAAGAGTGAAAACCTAAAGAAATAA
- a CDS encoding SDR family oxidoreductase yields the protein MVFDQTCYSSQEVLETLKALEGKIQKYVFTSSQAVYDFGTNHREENFNALEYQPTIKNRSEYIGYVGYQEAKRAAEAILFQKSTVPVVAVRFPIIVGEDDFTNRFKFHVDHVNNGKAMFIDNPELRYSFIDSDEAAKFLLSIANSDYHGAINPGPSSDISLRELVELIEDLIKKRANLQSVGDPSPYNLPGSWSVDTSGANSLGYKFTPLNHLLHNLIHYYNGFRHN from the coding sequence GTGGTCTTTGATCAAACCTGCTATTCTTCACAGGAAGTCCTTGAAACCCTAAAGGCATTAGAAGGAAAAATCCAGAAATATGTATTTACCTCCAGTCAGGCTGTATATGATTTTGGTACTAATCATCGAGAGGAAAATTTTAATGCACTCGAATATCAGCCAACGATAAAAAATAGGAGCGAGTACATCGGCTATGTAGGATACCAGGAAGCAAAGCGTGCTGCAGAAGCAATTCTTTTTCAAAAGTCAACCGTACCCGTTGTCGCTGTTCGCTTTCCAATTATTGTCGGGGAAGATGATTTTACCAACCGTTTTAAATTCCATGTTGATCATGTGAATAACGGGAAAGCGATGTTCATTGACAATCCCGAATTACGATATAGTTTTATCGATTCAGACGAGGCAGCAAAGTTTTTATTAAGTATAGCCAATTCTGATTATCATGGAGCGATTAATCCCGGTCCAAGCAGCGATATTAGTTTAAGAGAATTAGTAGAGTTAATCGAGGATCTTATTAAGAAAAGAGCAAATTTACAATCAGTAGGTGATCCATCACCATACAATTTACCGGGTTCATGGTCAGTTGATACTAGTGGTGCGAATTCATTAGGGTACAAGTTTACTCCATTAAATCATCTATTACACAATTTAATCCATTACTACAATGGATTCCGTCATAACTAG
- a CDS encoding DMT family transporter has product MKTWQYALIVFLGGCCYGALSTFVKLAYSAGFTMAEVTGSQYLMGTLLIWIVALFSKKKKLTLPQIGKLLVSGIPLGLTGLFYYQSLQSLNASLAVIFLFQFVWIGTFFEWIFYKKTPTIGKVVSIGILVVGSILAAGVIADGGGEITWQGTVWGLLSALTYTTFVFLSSTVEKDIPAVQKSAIFTTGGLITVLILFPPTTLFHLPVLMGVAPYGLYLGLLGVALPPLLFTIGMPQIGPGLGTILTSSELPVAVILSSLVLSEHVSTSQWLGVVLILGGIVVGNVKISKTKMKSVAYERESLS; this is encoded by the coding sequence ATGAAAACTTGGCAATATGCACTAATTGTATTTTTAGGAGGATGCTGTTACGGAGCCTTATCTACTTTTGTAAAGCTTGCTTATTCTGCGGGTTTTACCATGGCAGAGGTGACAGGGAGTCAATACTTAATGGGAACTCTATTAATCTGGATCGTCGCTCTGTTTTCGAAAAAGAAAAAACTGACACTTCCACAAATAGGAAAACTACTTGTATCGGGAATTCCACTTGGTTTAACAGGCCTATTTTATTACCAATCGCTGCAATCACTTAACGCTTCGCTTGCGGTCATCTTTTTATTTCAATTTGTTTGGATAGGTACCTTTTTTGAGTGGATATTTTATAAAAAGACACCAACAATTGGGAAGGTTGTTTCCATTGGTATTCTGGTTGTTGGTTCGATTCTTGCAGCAGGCGTTATTGCAGATGGTGGCGGGGAAATCACATGGCAAGGAACCGTTTGGGGACTGCTTTCCGCTTTGACCTATACTACTTTTGTCTTTCTTAGCAGTACTGTTGAAAAAGATATACCCGCTGTGCAGAAAAGTGCTATTTTTACCACTGGAGGGCTGATTACGGTTTTAATCCTGTTTCCCCCAACTACGTTATTCCATTTACCAGTTTTAATGGGAGTTGCACCATATGGTCTGTACCTTGGCTTATTAGGTGTAGCCTTGCCACCGCTCTTATTTACAATTGGTATGCCACAAATTGGACCAGGGCTTGGAACCATCTTGACGTCATCTGAACTCCCTGTTGCTGTAATATTATCATCGCTAGTCTTATCAGAACACGTTAGCACGTCCCAATGGCTCGGGGTGGTTTTAATATTAGGCGGAATTGTTGTGGGAAATGTGAAGATATCTAAAACCAAAATGAAGTCTGTAGCTTATGAAAGGGAATCTCTTTCTTAA
- a CDS encoding family 20 glycosylhydrolase: MKKLIRNKMVPMTLVFILLLNFVIILPNKAQAAPNIPSLLPKPVSYTAGTGHFTLTSNTSIYVAGNTQDETDEIYDIAQSLVAKLNISTGFNISVIKSNTPKAGSIYFTTIGGTSDQGNEGYKLVTDTNKVTLTAYKPEGIFRGMQTLIQLFPAEILKSTVVTGVRWVIPCSTINDKPSYSYRGLMIDVARHFFTVEQIKRQIDLASQYKINKLHLHLSDDQGWRIEIKSRPDLITYGSISAVNRDPGGYYTQDQFKDIVSYASARYVEVIPEIDMPGHTNAALASIPELNPTGVRAKPRYDIAVGYSSLMARSEATYDFVDDVIRELAAISPSPYIHIGGDESHSTSAADYDYFIGRAASIVNKYGKKVVGWDPYDTSTGITSSDSILQNWHCNPTTGTSAIAKGMKMILSPANAYIDQKYYANSPLGLSWRGYVNTEKAYTWDPTDFAPANSIYGIESTLWSETIVTQDNMDYMIYPRLIANAEVGWTPKSMRDWNDFKTRLNTHTTSMDYKGIKYFADPIFNTMNSAEMEKLVERFEEEGEFANHGAASALQAHLAVVDRFEKEGELQKAVKHMEEFKLLLEDQKEEELISEKAYHILKTGADYLIKKWLNLAPSATITASSEFNSNYAASKVADGTGEWASKGEQNPWIQLNWTDSQTINEITFYDRPNLADWAPGGTLTFSDGSSLEVSGIPNNGSAFTVTFPRKTVTWVKFQVSGGSGPNVGLSEIEVLGTKK; this comes from the coding sequence TTGAAAAAATTAATTAGAAATAAAATGGTTCCTATGACATTAGTATTTATTCTACTACTTAATTTTGTGATAATTTTACCTAATAAAGCTCAGGCTGCTCCTAATATTCCTTCATTATTACCTAAACCTGTAAGTTATACTGCTGGCACAGGACATTTTACCTTAACATCAAACACTTCGATTTACGTAGCTGGAAATACTCAAGATGAAACAGATGAAATTTATGACATTGCCCAATCACTTGTAGCTAAGCTAAATATTTCCACTGGGTTTAATATCAGCGTTATAAAATCAAATACGCCTAAAGCAGGAAGTATATATTTTACTACAATAGGAGGAACTTCTGATCAAGGTAATGAAGGATATAAGTTAGTAACTGATACTAATAAAGTTACACTTACTGCGTATAAACCAGAAGGTATTTTCAGAGGTATGCAAACATTAATACAGCTCTTTCCAGCAGAAATACTAAAGAGTACAGTTGTTACTGGTGTACGATGGGTTATACCGTGCTCAACTATTAACGACAAGCCTTCATATAGTTATCGAGGGCTAATGATCGATGTAGCAAGACACTTTTTCACAGTAGAACAAATTAAGCGTCAAATTGATCTAGCATCACAGTATAAGATTAATAAGCTTCATTTACACTTGTCCGATGACCAGGGATGGCGAATTGAAATTAAATCCAGACCAGACCTAATAACATATGGAAGCATATCAGCAGTTAATCGTGATCCGGGTGGGTATTATACACAGGATCAGTTTAAGGATATCGTAAGCTATGCAAGTGCTAGATATGTCGAAGTTATTCCTGAAATTGATATGCCTGGACATACTAATGCAGCTTTAGCATCTATTCCAGAATTAAATCCTACTGGCGTAAGAGCAAAACCTAGGTATGATATAGCAGTAGGTTATAGTTCACTCATGGCTCGATCTGAGGCTACTTATGATTTTGTTGATGATGTAATAAGAGAACTTGCTGCTATTTCACCTTCACCGTATATTCATATCGGAGGGGATGAATCTCATTCAACATCTGCAGCAGATTACGATTATTTTATTGGAAGAGCCGCAAGTATTGTAAATAAATATGGTAAGAAAGTTGTTGGATGGGACCCATATGATACTTCCACAGGTATAACATCGAGTGATTCCATTCTTCAAAACTGGCATTGTAATCCTACAACCGGAACTTCTGCAATAGCAAAAGGAATGAAGATGATATTATCTCCAGCAAATGCTTATATAGATCAGAAATACTACGCTAATTCTCCTCTTGGCTTATCTTGGAGAGGATATGTAAATACAGAAAAAGCTTACACTTGGGATCCAACAGATTTTGCTCCCGCAAATTCTATTTATGGAATAGAAAGTACATTATGGTCAGAAACGATTGTTACTCAGGATAATATGGATTATATGATATATCCAAGATTAATAGCTAATGCAGAGGTTGGATGGACACCTAAGAGTATGAGAGACTGGAACGATTTTAAGACAAGACTAAATACTCATACTACAAGTATGGATTATAAGGGAATCAAGTATTTTGCAGATCCTATCTTTAACACAATGAACTCAGCTGAAATGGAAAAACTTGTTGAGCGTTTCGAGGAAGAGGGAGAATTCGCAAACCATGGTGCTGCCAGTGCCTTACAGGCACATTTGGCGGTAGTGGATCGTTTTGAAAAGGAAGGAGAACTCCAAAAAGCTGTCAAACATATGGAAGAATTTAAATTGTTACTAGAAGACCAGAAGGAAGAAGAGCTAATTTCCGAAAAGGCGTATCATATTCTCAAGACCGGTGCTGATTATTTGATAAAGAAGTGGCTGAACCTGGCTCCTAGCGCAACCATTACGGCATCCAGCGAATTCAACAGCAATTATGCTGCAAGTAAAGTGGCAGACGGTACCGGAGAATGGGCATCCAAGGGCGAACAGAATCCATGGATTCAGCTGAATTGGACGGATAGCCAAACGATCAACGAAATTACCTTCTATGATCGGCCCAATCTGGCGGACTGGGCGCCCGGAGGAACGCTTACGTTCAGTGACGGAAGCTCGCTGGAAGTTTCAGGAATACCGAATAACGGAAGTGCTTTTACCGTAACCTTCCCGAGAAAGACGGTGACATGGGTTAAATTCCAGGTATCCGGCGGAAGCGGGCCGAATGTTGGTTTGTCGGAAATCGAAGTCCTTGGTACGAAAAAGTAA
- the deoD gene encoding purine-nucleoside phosphorylase produces MSTNELKETPHIKPNGVEIAETILLPGDPLRAKFIADTYLEDVVQFNDVRNMYGYTGTYKGKRISVMGTGMGTPSMSLYSWELIHVFGVKNLIRIGSCGAIQDQLNLYDIVFAMGASTDSNYVQQYNLPGQYSTIASFSLLEKAKKVADEKGLPVHVGNVLSSDFFYNADQTALERWSKMGILCAEMETAGLYMNAAHAGVNALTILTVSDHIFRQEKTTTEERQTAFTNMMEIALELA; encoded by the coding sequence AACGATTCTTTTACCAGGGGATCCATTACGGGCAAAATTTATCGCAGATACTTATTTGGAAGATGTGGTCCAGTTTAATGATGTTCGTAATATGTATGGTTATACGGGTACATACAAAGGTAAAAGAATTTCCGTTATGGGAACGGGGATGGGTACACCGAGCATGAGTCTCTATTCATGGGAACTCATTCATGTATTTGGTGTGAAAAATTTAATTCGGATTGGATCATGTGGAGCCATTCAAGATCAATTGAACTTGTATGATATCGTTTTTGCCATGGGGGCATCAACTGATTCCAACTATGTACAGCAATACAATCTTCCAGGGCAGTATTCAACTATTGCTTCCTTTTCACTATTAGAGAAAGCTAAGAAAGTGGCCGATGAGAAAGGCCTTCCTGTTCACGTAGGAAATGTTCTTTCGAGTGATTTCTTTTATAATGCCGATCAAACAGCATTGGAGAGATGGAGTAAGATGGGCATTTTATGTGCTGAAATGGAAACGGCCGGACTTTATATGAATGCTGCCCACGCTGGAGTGAATGCATTGACTATATTAACCGTAAGTGACCATATTTTTAGACAAGAAAAAACAACAACGGAAGAAAGACAAACCGCATTTACGAATATGATGGAAATTGCTTTGGAGCTTGCTTAG